A region of Salvia splendens isolate huo1 chromosome 17, SspV2, whole genome shotgun sequence DNA encodes the following proteins:
- the LOC121774231 gene encoding nuclear transcription factor Y subunit C-4-like yields the protein MKECVRGSNTWRQSSTVSDVKTPHTLPLARIKKVMKSDEKVRMISADTPVLFSKACELFVMELSVRAWMHTQLNNRKTLQRNDVAFAIRDHSLLAFLNDIVPLESHLRDDDESIPNTQFQDNDEPIPNNNNNNNTDHGVYVPHPLPPNYMQELGGDDHQMAFPMNFPHNFNHAYFQDVNPSYPPPYDGTNPYLHYKNFCAIPTGRISSTASLMSILSCFTPVQQQQHAP from the exons ATGTCAAGACTCCACACACACTGCCATTGGCTCGCATAAAGAAAGTGATGAAATCTGACGAAAAAGTGAGG ATGATCAGTGCTGATACACCGGTGTTGTTCAGTAAAGCGTGTGAGCTATTTGTAATGGAATTAAGCGTGCGGGCGTGGATGCACACGCAACTTAACAACCGCAAAACTCTGCAGCGCAATGACGTTGCTTTCGCTATTAGAGACCACTCTCTCTTAGCCTTCCTCAACGACATCGTCCCCTTGGAATCACACCTCCGT GATGATGATGAATCCATTCCAAACACTCAATTTCAGGATAATGATGAACCCATTCcaaataacaataacaataacaatactGATCATGGAGTTTATGTTCCTCATCCACTCCCTCCCAACTATATGCAG GAGCTAGGAGGAGATGATCATCAAATGGCCTTTCCCATGAATTTTCCTCACAACTTCAATCAT GCTTATTTCCAAGATGTTAATCCTAGTTATCCGCCACCTTATGATGGAACCAACCCTTACCTTCACTATAAG AATTTCTGTGCGATTCCCACAGGCAGGATATCATCTACTGCGTCTTTGATGTCTATCCTGAGCTGCTTCACCCCTGTCCAACAGCAGCAGCATGCACCATGA